The following are encoded in a window of Narcine bancroftii isolate sNarBan1 chromosome 2, sNarBan1.hap1, whole genome shotgun sequence genomic DNA:
- the LOC138754921 gene encoding galactose-3-O-sulfotransferase 2-like isoform X2, with protein MFSLDPACQPRTHVVFLKTHKSASSTVLNILYRFGDSRNLTFALPVANHLGFPNLFQARFVKGFDPNRNKEYNIICNHMRFNLPELHKLMPNDSFYFTILRHPDTLYESGFTYFRHEAPAYHRVSSLEEFAQNPEKFYSPNEGNSYLVRNVMWFDLGGDHNGADDVERVNRTLRELDAAFDLVLLSEYFDHSLVLLKKALCWSLEDMVYFQLNARGKSDTPSLSPSTASKLRQWNSLDWLLYRHFNVSFWLQVASYGEARMDRDVSRLREMRRRLGSTCLLGNGPLKSNKAIPPEIRPYSPFGSNILGYVLKPNLSGPTKELCTRMILPENNYLHRLKEKDKKQQD; from the exons ATGTTCAGTTTGGACCCAGCCTGCCAGCCCAGGACACACGTGGTCTTCCTGAAGACCCACAAGTCGGCCAGTAGCACCGTGCTCAACATCCTGTACCGGTTCGGGGACAGCAGGAACCTGACCTTCGCCCTTCCTGTAGCTAATCATTTGGGCTTCCCTAATCTCTTCCAAGCCCGATTTGTCAAGGGTTTCGATCCGAATCGCAACAAGGAATACAACATCATCTGCAATCACATGAGGTTCAACCTGCCCGAG CTGCACAAGCTGATGCCCAACGATTCCTTCTACTTCACCATCCTCAGGCACCCCGACACCCTCTACGAGTCGGGCTTCACCTATTTCCGCCATGAGGCCCCTGCCTaccacagggtctccagcctGGAGGAGTTTGCCCAGAACCCAGAAAAGTTCTACAGCCCAAATGAAGGGAACAGCTACCTCGTCCGTAACGTGATGTGGTTCGACCTGGGTGGGGACCACAATGGCGCCGACGATGTGGAGCGGGTGAACCGCACCCTACGGGAGCTGGACGCTGCCTTCGACCTGGTGCTGCTGTCCGAATACTTCGACCACTCGCTGGTCCTGCTCAAGAAGGCTCTGTGCTGGTCACTGGAGGACATGGTCTACTTCCAGCTCAATGCCCGGGGCAAATCagacaccccctctctctccccatccaccGCCTCCAAGCTCCGCCAGTGGAACTCCCTGGACTGGCTCCTCTACCGCCACTTCAATGTTTCCTTCTGGCTCCAAGTTGCTTCCTATGGGGAGGCTAGGATGGATCGCGATGTTTCCAGGCTGAGAGAGATGCGCCGGCGCTTGGGCTCCACTTGCCTCCTCGGCAATGGTCCCCTGAAAAGCAACAAGGCAATACCACCGGAGATCAGACCTTACAGTCCCTTTGGATCGAACATCCTGGGCTATGTCCTCAAGCCCAACTTGAGTGGTCCCACCAAGGAACTGTGCACCAGGATGATTCTGCCTGAGAACAATTACCTGCATCGCCTGAAGGAGAAGGACAAAAAACAGCAGGATtag
- the LOC138754921 gene encoding galactose-3-O-sulfotransferase 2-like isoform X1: MSKLFRIQTRFFLLVFAVVISLSFIAWVINFSTITRFMFSLDPACQPRTHVVFLKTHKSASSTVLNILYRFGDSRNLTFALPVANHLGFPNLFQARFVKGFDPNRNKEYNIICNHMRFNLPELHKLMPNDSFYFTILRHPDTLYESGFTYFRHEAPAYHRVSSLEEFAQNPEKFYSPNEGNSYLVRNVMWFDLGGDHNGADDVERVNRTLRELDAAFDLVLLSEYFDHSLVLLKKALCWSLEDMVYFQLNARGKSDTPSLSPSTASKLRQWNSLDWLLYRHFNVSFWLQVASYGEARMDRDVSRLREMRRRLGSTCLLGNGPLKSNKAIPPEIRPYSPFGSNILGYVLKPNLSGPTKELCTRMILPENNYLHRLKEKDKKQQD, from the exons GTTCATGTTCAGTTTGGACCCAGCCTGCCAGCCCAGGACACACGTGGTCTTCCTGAAGACCCACAAGTCGGCCAGTAGCACCGTGCTCAACATCCTGTACCGGTTCGGGGACAGCAGGAACCTGACCTTCGCCCTTCCTGTAGCTAATCATTTGGGCTTCCCTAATCTCTTCCAAGCCCGATTTGTCAAGGGTTTCGATCCGAATCGCAACAAGGAATACAACATCATCTGCAATCACATGAGGTTCAACCTGCCCGAG CTGCACAAGCTGATGCCCAACGATTCCTTCTACTTCACCATCCTCAGGCACCCCGACACCCTCTACGAGTCGGGCTTCACCTATTTCCGCCATGAGGCCCCTGCCTaccacagggtctccagcctGGAGGAGTTTGCCCAGAACCCAGAAAAGTTCTACAGCCCAAATGAAGGGAACAGCTACCTCGTCCGTAACGTGATGTGGTTCGACCTGGGTGGGGACCACAATGGCGCCGACGATGTGGAGCGGGTGAACCGCACCCTACGGGAGCTGGACGCTGCCTTCGACCTGGTGCTGCTGTCCGAATACTTCGACCACTCGCTGGTCCTGCTCAAGAAGGCTCTGTGCTGGTCACTGGAGGACATGGTCTACTTCCAGCTCAATGCCCGGGGCAAATCagacaccccctctctctccccatccaccGCCTCCAAGCTCCGCCAGTGGAACTCCCTGGACTGGCTCCTCTACCGCCACTTCAATGTTTCCTTCTGGCTCCAAGTTGCTTCCTATGGGGAGGCTAGGATGGATCGCGATGTTTCCAGGCTGAGAGAGATGCGCCGGCGCTTGGGCTCCACTTGCCTCCTCGGCAATGGTCCCCTGAAAAGCAACAAGGCAATACCACCGGAGATCAGACCTTACAGTCCCTTTGGATCGAACATCCTGGGCTATGTCCTCAAGCCCAACTTGAGTGGTCCCACCAAGGAACTGTGCACCAGGATGATTCTGCCTGAGAACAATTACCTGCATCGCCTGAAGGAGAAGGACAAAAAACAGCAGGATtag